AATCTCATTGAAGTCTGTCTGCTTCGGAAGTCCGTGTCTTCGTAGTAGGCCATTTGAGTGTTCATTGAGTCCACGTTGACCAGGACAGCCAGGGTCCGAAAAGAAAATGTCGATATCATACTCATTTGACAATGACTTCCAATTTGAGAACTCTTTCCCACAATCAAAGGTCATCGACTTGAACAGGTTCTTTGGAAATTTCGTTAACCAATCCCTTAGTGACTGTTCGATATCTTGGGCTTTTCGTCCATTTGTTTGAAGCGCTATAATCACTTTTGATTGTCTTTCAACCAAGGTAATCGCAGCACTCTTACTATCCTTGCCAACGATTGTATCCCCTTCAAAGTGACCAAACTCCCTATCAAATGTTGGATAGCGTTCAGCCCGTTCACGAATGTCTCTACGAAATGCTTGTTTACCGCGCATTTCCTTCTTCCCATTGGGCTTTCGTTTCCCCTTCCATGGGAGATTTTCTTTTTTGAACACACCGCGATCGGCTAAACGATAGAGTGTTCTCATAGAGCAAGAAACTTTGTTTGGATACGTCCCTTTGATAACGTCTAAACTCCAGTCTTTTTCCAAATGAGATTGAATGAAGTCGGTTTCTTCC
The window above is part of the Streptococcus himalayensis genome. Proteins encoded here:
- a CDS encoding IS30 family transposase, with protein sequence MTYTHLTTNELVMIEAYHQEGKKISAIAKSLGRARQTIYNVVAYLEQGYSAYDYYEHYKANKKRCGRYNTQLSKEETDFIQSHLEKDWSLDVIKGTYPNKVSCSMRTLYRLADRGVFKKENLPWKGKRKPNGKKEMRGKQAFRRDIRERAERYPTFDREFGHFEGDTIVGKDSKSAAITLVERQSKVIIALQTNGRKAQDIEQSLRDWLTKFPKNLFKSMTFDCGKEFSNWKSLSNEYDIDIFFSDPGCPGQRGLNEHSNGLLRRHGLPKQTDFNEISQEVLSAIADNRNNIPRKSLNYQTPLQVFLSYFKVSNLI